One genomic segment of Thermovibrio guaymasensis includes these proteins:
- the hemB gene encoding porphobilinogen synthase — protein MLTGNFPQLRLRRLRKNENIRRMVRETILTPNDFIYPIFVVDGENIKEEIPSMPGQFRYSIDRLPEILSQVEELGIPAVILFGIPSHKDELGSDSYSERGIIQRAVRKIKQEFPNIYVITDVCFCEYTTHGHCGYLACSGEVCDVDNDRTLELLKKQVVSHAQAGADMVAPSGMMDGMIKAIREALDGAGFTDIPIMSYAAKYASAYYGPFRDAAESAPAFGDRRSYQMDPANSDEALREVALDIKEGADIVMVKPALAYLDVIRRVKNTFKYPTAAYNVSGEYSMVKAAALKGWVDERRIVIETLTSIKRAGADLILTYHALDAARWLREG, from the coding sequence ATGTTAACAGGGAACTTTCCCCAGCTAAGGCTTAGAAGGTTGAGGAAGAACGAAAACATTAGGAGAATGGTTAGAGAAACAATTTTAACTCCTAACGACTTCATCTACCCAATCTTTGTAGTTGACGGGGAGAATATCAAGGAAGAGATTCCTTCAATGCCCGGGCAGTTTAGGTACTCAATAGATAGACTTCCCGAGATCCTGTCTCAAGTTGAGGAACTTGGAATACCTGCCGTAATTCTCTTTGGAATTCCATCCCACAAGGACGAGCTAGGTTCTGACTCCTACTCTGAAAGGGGAATAATTCAGAGGGCCGTAAGGAAAATAAAGCAGGAGTTTCCTAACATCTACGTTATAACTGACGTCTGTTTCTGTGAGTATACAACTCACGGCCACTGCGGTTATCTTGCCTGTTCTGGGGAGGTCTGCGACGTTGATAACGATAGGACCTTGGAGCTCCTAAAGAAACAGGTTGTTTCCCACGCCCAGGCAGGGGCAGACATGGTTGCCCCTTCTGGAATGATGGACGGAATGATAAAGGCAATTAGGGAAGCTCTTGATGGAGCTGGTTTTACGGATATTCCGATAATGTCATACGCCGCAAAGTACGCCTCAGCCTACTACGGTCCCTTTAGGGACGCTGCAGAGTCGGCTCCGGCCTTTGGGGATAGGCGTTCCTACCAGATGGATCCTGCAAACTCCGACGAGGCTTTAAGGGAGGTTGCCCTTGATATTAAAGAGGGAGCAGATATAGTTATGGTTAAGCCGGCCCTTGCATACCTTGACGTGATAAGGAGGGTTAAGAATACGTTTAAGTACCCGACTGCTGCCTACAACGTAAGCGGTGAGTACTCAATGGTTAAGGCTGCGGCCCTTAAAGGCTGGGTAGATGAAAGGAGAATAGTTATTGAAACTTTAACTTCCATAAAGAGGGCTGGTGCCGATTTAATCCTTACTTACCATGCCCTTGATGCTGCAAGGTGGCTTAGAGAGGGGTAG
- the aroA gene encoding 3-phosphoshikimate 1-carboxyvinyltransferase → MAVFHLKGKKLKGELRVPSDKSISHRSIMLSSINRGEVIIKNFLPSEDCLNTLKAFLELGADIEKRSDEILVRGRGKRSLKEPFNVIDLGNSGTSIRLISGILAGQPFYSVLTGDKYLRRRPMDRIAVPLRMMGAQIYGREGGKYPPLTIIGKEKLKGIKYKSPKASAQVKSSILLAGLFTDEEVEVTEPAKSRDHTERMLRAFGVDVIEEGLTVKLGKNRELEKDLEISVPADISSAAFFIVGALITPDSEVLLKEVILNPTRTGILKVIKRMGADFEVVNRRETSGEEVGDIVVRYTPNLKATEIGGEEIPTLIDEIPVIALLATQSEGKTVIKDASELRVKESDRIKSTVTNLRNIGADVEELPDGMVIRGKTPLKGGKVCSFGDHRIVMTFTVASLITEGPVEIDEVESVSTSYPGFFDDLKKLLR, encoded by the coding sequence ATGGCAGTTTTTCACCTTAAAGGAAAGAAGCTAAAGGGAGAACTGAGAGTCCCTTCAGACAAATCAATTTCCCACAGGAGCATAATGCTATCCTCAATAAACAGGGGCGAAGTCATTATTAAAAATTTCCTTCCTTCAGAGGACTGTTTAAACACACTAAAGGCCTTTTTAGAGCTCGGAGCAGATATAGAGAAGAGAAGTGATGAGATTCTAGTAAGGGGAAGGGGTAAACGTTCCCTAAAGGAACCTTTCAACGTTATAGACCTTGGAAACTCAGGAACTTCAATAAGGCTCATTTCAGGAATCCTAGCAGGTCAACCTTTCTACTCTGTTTTAACAGGTGATAAGTACTTAAGAAGGCGCCCGATGGACAGAATTGCAGTTCCCCTAAGGATGATGGGAGCTCAAATTTACGGAAGGGAAGGAGGGAAGTACCCTCCACTAACAATAATAGGAAAAGAAAAGCTTAAGGGGATAAAGTACAAAAGCCCTAAGGCTTCAGCTCAGGTAAAGTCCTCAATACTCCTTGCAGGCCTGTTTACAGACGAAGAGGTTGAAGTAACTGAACCTGCAAAGAGCAGAGACCACACAGAGAGGATGCTAAGGGCCTTTGGAGTTGATGTAATAGAGGAAGGTTTAACGGTAAAGCTCGGGAAGAACAGGGAACTTGAGAAAGACCTTGAAATCTCAGTTCCGGCGGACATATCCTCTGCCGCCTTCTTTATAGTTGGAGCTCTAATAACCCCCGACTCTGAAGTCCTCCTTAAGGAAGTTATTTTAAACCCTACAAGAACTGGAATCTTAAAAGTTATTAAGAGAATGGGAGCAGACTTTGAGGTTGTAAACAGGAGGGAAACTTCTGGAGAGGAGGTAGGGGATATAGTTGTAAGGTACACACCAAACCTTAAGGCAACGGAAATTGGTGGAGAAGAAATCCCAACACTCATAGATGAAATACCTGTAATAGCACTCCTTGCAACTCAGTCTGAAGGGAAAACTGTAATAAAGGACGCCTCGGAACTGAGGGTTAAGGAGAGCGACAGGATAAAGAGCACAGTAACCAACCTGAGAAACATAGGTGCAGACGTTGAGGAACTCCCCGATGGAATGGTAATAAGGGGTAAAACTCCCCTTAAAGGGGGTAAGGTCTGCTCATTTGGAGACCACAGGATCGTAATGACCTTTACAGTTGCTTCACTAATAACTGAAGGACCTGTTGAGATAGATGAGGTAGAATCAGTATCAACGTCATATCCAGGGTTCTTTGATGACCTTAAAAAGCTCCTTAGGTAA
- a CDS encoding DUF6394 family protein, which translates to MDWGKVGTAFFVMMSLTTTVGFVYDGDPYELLASVIFNLVATLLKLGSKKTLSAELLATSLAADLHLIPALIFYQMGSRASLVEALAWGALVANVFSVVLLIVETVMEAREEEWW; encoded by the coding sequence ATGGACTGGGGTAAAGTAGGAACTGCATTCTTTGTGATGATGTCCCTTACAACTACTGTGGGCTTCGTTTACGACGGAGATCCTTACGAACTTTTGGCTTCAGTTATCTTTAACCTCGTTGCAACACTTTTGAAGCTTGGGAGTAAAAAAACCTTAAGTGCAGAGCTCCTTGCAACGAGCCTTGCTGCCGACCTCCACCTTATACCCGCCTTAATTTTCTACCAGATGGGTTCAAGAGCCTCCTTAGTTGAGGCCCTTGCTTGGGGAGCTCTCGTAGCAAACGTCTTTTCTGTAGTTCTCCTTATAGTGGAGACCGTCATGGAGGCTAGAGAGGAGGAGTGGTGGTAA
- the rpsU gene encoding 30S ribosomal protein S21, which translates to MATVYVRDGEPFEKALKRFKKLCEREGILTEIKRREYYEKPSEKRKRKAMAARKRLIKALKKRGLLPPKGKKKKK; encoded by the coding sequence ATGGCAACAGTTTACGTCCGCGACGGTGAGCCCTTTGAGAAGGCCTTAAAGAGGTTTAAGAAGCTCTGCGAAAGAGAAGGAATCCTCACAGAGATTAAGAGGAGAGAGTACTACGAGAAGCCCTCTGAGAAGAGAAAGAGAAAGGCTATGGCGGCCAGGAAGAGGTTAATTAAGGCCCTCAAGAAGCGCGGACTCTTACCACCTAAGGGTAAGAAGAAGAAAAAGTAA
- a CDS encoding MFS transporter: protein MTLKSSLGKNLLILSAVSFLNDTSSELMGALLPLFITELGGGALSVGLLGGLREAVSNFLKILSGYLSDRFNRKKPFVIAGYGVSALFKLLIPFSNSPSQVVIFSSLERLGKGIRTAPRDAILSLSGKVERNFSIHRAFDTFGALAGSLFALFLISKVPVREALIFGALLSLLSLPLLLLIEEPKVKLKKKLKVKVESPYFKRFLLASTLFSLSYISFMFFILKGKEITGSSSSALLLYAFYNLIYALSALLFKNFSNLTSPFKALSIGYALFSLYLIILSLSNSIALLVVAAVLFGISSGITDAGQRSAVGLLTGRAKRGTHYGLFHFLTGTSALVGNVIVGATWSSYQGVTLGILALLSLTSSALTFKLR, encoded by the coding sequence ATGACCTTAAAAAGCTCCTTAGGTAAAAACCTCTTAATACTTTCTGCAGTCTCCTTCTTAAACGATACTTCATCGGAGCTAATGGGGGCTCTACTTCCCCTCTTTATCACGGAGCTCGGAGGGGGAGCCCTTTCTGTAGGCCTCCTCGGAGGTCTCAGGGAAGCAGTATCAAACTTCCTGAAGATCCTATCAGGCTACCTCTCTGATAGGTTCAACAGGAAGAAGCCCTTTGTAATTGCAGGCTACGGAGTTTCAGCCCTCTTTAAACTACTGATTCCTTTCTCAAACAGCCCCTCTCAAGTTGTAATTTTCTCTTCCTTAGAGAGGTTGGGAAAGGGAATCAGAACAGCCCCAAGGGATGCAATCCTCTCCCTCTCAGGAAAAGTTGAGAGGAACTTCTCAATCCACAGGGCCTTTGATACGTTCGGAGCTCTTGCCGGCTCCCTGTTTGCCCTTTTTTTAATATCAAAAGTTCCGGTTAGGGAAGCCCTAATTTTCGGAGCTCTCTTATCCCTTCTAAGCCTTCCCCTGCTCCTCCTAATTGAAGAACCAAAAGTCAAGCTAAAGAAGAAGTTAAAAGTCAAAGTAGAGAGCCCCTACTTTAAGAGATTTTTACTTGCTTCAACCCTATTTTCCCTCTCCTACATCTCATTTATGTTCTTCATCCTAAAAGGAAAGGAAATCACAGGAAGTTCTTCTTCAGCCCTCCTCCTGTACGCCTTCTACAACCTTATTTACGCCCTATCTGCCCTCCTCTTTAAAAACTTCTCAAACCTCACCTCTCCCTTTAAAGCCCTATCAATTGGCTACGCTCTCTTCTCCCTCTACTTGATAATACTCTCCCTATCAAACTCAATTGCCCTTCTGGTAGTAGCAGCGGTTCTATTTGGAATCTCATCAGGGATAACCGACGCAGGACAGAGGTCTGCAGTAGGCCTTTTAACGGGAAGGGCAAAGAGGGGAACCCACTACGGCCTCTTTCACTTTTTAACCGGCACTTCTGCCCTTGTAGGAAATGTCATTGTTGGAGCAACTTGGAGCTCCTACCAGGGAGTAACCCTCGGAATATTGGCACTCCTTTCCCTCACTTCTTCAGCGTTAACTTTTAAACTCAGGTAG
- a CDS encoding peptidase U32 family protein gives MRKPEVLSPAGNLEKLKFAVDFGADAVYLGGKLFNLRAKAGNFTLEEMAEAIEYAHSRGVKVYVTLNAFARNFDFKAIEEFVKEVKELSPDAFIVSDLGVLSTVKEVAPEIDVHISTQANVTNYRAVKVYKELGASRVVLARELSIPEIREIKERVPEVEIEVFVHGAMCMAYSGRCLLSNYLSYRESNKGACSQSCRWKFYLVEETRPGEYIPIEEDSSGTYIFNSKDLCALPLLPQLIEAGVDSLKIEGRVKSSYYTAITTSVYRRAVDLLVSQGKEAFEGELPLLMEELKKVSHRPYTTGFLDGKEEILQHYESSSYIRNYKFLGIYREGFWEVRNKVEVGDEVEVFLPEVKSFTAKVEKIEVLKKGKLQETASTNPNQRARIYFDRELPLAEKAILRKRVGVTAGV, from the coding sequence ATGAGAAAGCCTGAAGTTCTTTCTCCTGCAGGGAACCTTGAGAAGTTGAAGTTTGCAGTTGACTTTGGGGCCGATGCAGTTTACCTGGGAGGTAAGCTCTTTAACTTAAGGGCTAAGGCGGGTAACTTTACCTTAGAAGAGATGGCTGAGGCCATTGAGTACGCCCACAGTAGGGGTGTTAAGGTTTACGTTACTCTTAACGCATTTGCAAGGAATTTTGACTTTAAGGCAATTGAGGAGTTTGTTAAGGAGGTTAAAGAGCTCTCTCCCGACGCTTTTATAGTCTCAGACTTGGGAGTCCTTTCAACTGTTAAGGAGGTAGCTCCTGAGATTGACGTTCATATAAGTACTCAGGCAAACGTTACAAATTATAGGGCTGTAAAGGTTTATAAGGAACTTGGAGCTTCAAGGGTTGTCCTAGCAAGGGAGCTCTCCATTCCCGAGATAAGGGAAATTAAGGAGAGAGTCCCTGAAGTGGAGATTGAGGTCTTCGTCCACGGTGCAATGTGTATGGCCTACTCTGGAAGGTGTCTCCTTTCCAACTACCTCTCATACAGGGAGAGCAACAAGGGAGCCTGTTCCCAGAGCTGCCGCTGGAAGTTCTACTTAGTTGAGGAGACCCGCCCAGGGGAGTATATCCCGATTGAGGAGGACTCAAGCGGGACTTACATCTTTAACTCTAAGGATCTCTGTGCCCTACCCTTACTTCCCCAGCTCATTGAGGCCGGAGTTGACTCACTGAAGATTGAAGGTAGGGTGAAGAGCTCTTACTACACAGCGATAACGACAAGCGTTTACAGGAGAGCCGTTGACCTTTTGGTTTCACAGGGGAAGGAGGCCTTTGAAGGGGAACTTCCGCTCTTAATGGAAGAGTTGAAAAAGGTTAGCCACAGGCCCTACACAACCGGCTTTTTAGACGGAAAGGAAGAAATCCTCCAGCACTACGAGTCAAGTTCCTACATAAGGAACTACAAATTCCTCGGAATTTACAGAGAAGGCTTCTGGGAGGTTAGGAATAAAGTAGAGGTTGGAGATGAGGTAGAAGTTTTTCTGCCGGAGGTTAAGAGCTTTACCGCCAAGGTTGAGAAGATAGAGGTTTTAAAGAAGGGGAAGCTCCAGGAAACAGCCTCAACAAACCCCAACCAGAGGGCAAGGATCTACTTTGATAGGGAGCTCCCCTTAGCAGAAAAGGCAATTCTAAGGAAAAGGGTAGGGGTTACGGCCGGGGTTTAG
- a CDS encoding FmdB family zinc ribbon protein: MEVIPKRKFKCLDCGHEFEEPFGKPRWMIKCPKCGSENVVRADVPQGWGRGWGYCRAGKGPGFGGRGWGRGRGRGWGRGWFGWRG, translated from the coding sequence ATGGAAGTAATACCCAAGAGGAAATTTAAGTGCCTTGACTGTGGACATGAGTTTGAGGAGCCCTTTGGAAAGCCCCGCTGGATGATTAAGTGCCCCAAGTGTGGAAGTGAGAACGTAGTTAGGGCAGACGTTCCCCAAGGATGGGGAAGAGGTTGGGGCTACTGTAGAGCTGGAAAAGGCCCTGGATTTGGAGGAAGGGGCTGGGGAAGAGGTAGAGGAAGAGGCTGGGGTAGAGGCTGGTTCGGCTGGAGGGGCTAA
- a CDS encoding N-acetylmuramoyl-L-alanine amidase family protein gives MEGRRELLKTLLGSIFMSSIPYQALARKRAVIYRIRYSNTTDRTRLVLDCKGEVDRKNIKEHLSGKVLWLDIRNTGAVRKLTRRIKSPLVSEVKVIPITSSRTKVKVTFKESHKFKIFGLRSCGSKPFRIVIDVFPEFVPISCQVRKFPKRIVVLDPGHGGKDPGAVWPPRSKHPKIREKDITLSIALKVRKYLRKSPDIKVVMTRTRDTYVPLLKRAEIAAKSCADAFVSIHADSMPNYPQWSGVTVFKASPSLFAKAQRTAKEVAKRVKLCSDVMCWSISPLLINMATTVTFAESSRLARYIVDNLKAQVNDDLINGIKDMHRNIVVLKTPGRPAVLIESGFLTNSLDRRRLTKRWYQEEIAKGIARGIEEYLNSLNKVAFVR, from the coding sequence ATGGAAGGCAGGAGAGAGCTCCTAAAAACCCTCTTGGGCTCAATTTTCATGTCAAGTATCCCGTACCAAGCTCTAGCTAGGAAGAGGGCAGTCATATATAGAATCAGGTACTCAAATACAACTGATAGGACAAGGCTAGTACTTGACTGCAAAGGGGAAGTAGATAGGAAAAACATAAAGGAGCACTTATCAGGCAAGGTGCTCTGGCTTGATATTAGGAATACAGGAGCTGTAAGAAAACTTACAAGGAGAATTAAAAGCCCTTTAGTTTCAGAAGTTAAAGTAATCCCAATCACCTCAAGCAGAACAAAAGTTAAAGTAACTTTTAAGGAAAGCCATAAGTTTAAAATTTTTGGACTCCGTTCCTGTGGAAGTAAACCGTTTAGGATAGTAATTGACGTCTTTCCCGAGTTCGTCCCGATATCTTGTCAAGTTAGGAAGTTTCCAAAGAGAATTGTAGTTCTAGACCCGGGCCACGGCGGTAAGGACCCTGGAGCCGTTTGGCCCCCACGCTCAAAACATCCAAAGATAAGGGAAAAGGACATTACCCTTTCAATAGCCCTAAAGGTAAGGAAGTACCTCAGGAAATCCCCCGACATAAAGGTCGTCATGACTAGAACGAGGGACACTTACGTTCCCCTACTTAAAAGGGCTGAAATCGCTGCAAAGTCCTGTGCAGATGCCTTTGTAAGTATCCATGCCGACTCAATGCCAAACTACCCTCAGTGGAGCGGAGTAACAGTTTTTAAGGCTTCACCAAGTCTATTTGCAAAGGCCCAAAGGACTGCAAAGGAGGTTGCAAAGAGAGTTAAGCTGTGTAGCGACGTTATGTGCTGGAGTATAAGCCCTCTGCTGATTAACATGGCAACAACCGTCACTTTTGCCGAGAGCTCCCGCCTTGCCCGATACATTGTGGACAACCTCAAGGCCCAAGTTAACGACGACCTAATAAATGGAATAAAGGACATGCACAGGAACATAGTAGTCCTTAAAACCCCCGGAAGGCCAGCCGTACTGATTGAAAGCGGTTTCCTAACAAACTCCCTTGATAGAAGAAGGTTAACTAAGAGGTGGTATCAGGAAGAGATTGCAAAGGGAATAGCAAGGGGAATTGAAGAGTACCTAAACTCACTCAACAAAGTAGCTTTCGTGAGGTAA
- a CDS encoding GatB/YqeY domain-containing protein has protein sequence MSLKERLKEDMKAALKAKDKEKLSVIRMLQALIKNAEIDKRGELTDEEIISLLQKYAKQRRESIEMYEKGGRQDLVEKEKRELEIVESYLPKQMSEEEIRELVAEVIKEVGASSPKDLGKVMQAVMPKVKGRANGSLVNRVVRELLAQG, from the coding sequence ATGAGCCTTAAGGAAAGGTTGAAAGAGGATATGAAGGCAGCCTTAAAGGCCAAGGATAAGGAGAAGCTCTCTGTAATTAGGATGCTTCAGGCTCTAATAAAGAACGCTGAGATTGATAAGAGAGGAGAGCTTACCGACGAAGAGATTATCTCTCTCCTCCAGAAGTACGCAAAGCAGAGGAGAGAGTCTATAGAGATGTACGAAAAGGGCGGAAGGCAGGACCTTGTTGAGAAGGAGAAGAGGGAGCTTGAGATTGTAGAGAGCTACCTCCCCAAGCAGATGAGCGAAGAGGAGATAAGGGAGCTTGTAGCTGAGGTTATTAAGGAAGTTGGAGCTTCCTCTCCTAAAGACCTCGGCAAGGTTATGCAGGCTGTAATGCCGAAGGTAAAAGGCAGGGCTAATGGTTCACTGGTTAACAGAGTTGTTAGGGAACTTCTTGCCCAAGGTTAG
- a CDS encoding endonuclease MutS2, with the protein MFKGVGRQLEYDKLLYETSRLAKSSAGKDRVLSLQPSVNYQEVNRNLELTDSFVKLLKERTLPLETFPDVSPLIEKLKVEGSVLSVEELLNLLKLLEQSRVLKNFFKNLPEHLSRISFYSERLTGGGELLERLRESVDESGEILDTASPQLRSIRKNISTVSSRIKERLNSLVNRHEDICPDRIITEREGRYVILVKPHFRKRFQAIVHDRSSSGQTFYVEPLSVVELNNRLRELKREEAEEVRRVLRELSNLARSYLSEIESSFKALVEIDFRYAVAYMSLKLSGTFPTFGREFNLKGAKHPLLILTGKEVVPVDLKLKRGLVITGPNTGGKTVSLKTLGLLSMMAQSGFLIPAQEGSSLLFVRKWFSDIGDEQSIEQSLSTFSSHVKRIGEILREVDEDSLVLLDELGAGTDPVEGSALAVAILKYLKDKKAKVVATTHFTPVKLYAYKDDYYDVASVLFDEESLKPLYKLAYGVVGKSYALIVAKRYGIPEEVVETARSLMGAEDRMAEEIIEALEREYKKLVEERREVERLKRELKEKEEELFRKERTLREEHSRKLKEFIEELRSKTEEILKEREASKAREKLRKLVITAKNRAKLEEEVKPKGEIKVGDLVKVLPSGRKGRVIEVSGKKAKVLIGPMKVDVKLSNLVKVEEVPKEESLGVSVPVPNRFFPEIKLLGMRGEEAIRALEEFLDDALIVGAKEVKVVHGYGEGILKRLVREYLKESPYVKSFRSGGPQEGGDGVTIVELK; encoded by the coding sequence ATGTTCAAAGGAGTGGGGCGCCAACTTGAATACGATAAGCTCCTCTATGAAACTTCTCGCCTTGCAAAAAGTTCTGCAGGAAAGGATAGGGTTCTTTCACTTCAACCTTCGGTAAACTACCAGGAAGTTAATAGGAACTTAGAGCTAACAGACTCTTTCGTTAAACTCCTAAAAGAGAGGACTCTACCCCTTGAGACCTTTCCCGACGTTTCACCTCTAATTGAAAAGCTGAAAGTTGAAGGGTCCGTTCTATCGGTTGAGGAGCTCTTAAACCTCCTTAAACTCCTTGAGCAGTCAAGGGTTTTGAAGAACTTCTTTAAAAACCTTCCTGAGCACCTTTCCAGGATCTCCTTCTACTCTGAAAGGTTAACAGGTGGTGGTGAGCTCCTAGAAAGGTTAAGGGAAAGCGTAGACGAAAGCGGTGAGATACTTGATACAGCTTCGCCACAGCTGAGGAGCATAAGAAAAAACATCTCTACAGTCTCATCACGGATAAAAGAGAGGTTAAACTCATTAGTTAATCGCCACGAGGATATCTGTCCAGACAGGATTATTACGGAGAGGGAAGGTAGGTACGTTATTCTCGTTAAGCCCCACTTTAGGAAGAGGTTTCAGGCAATAGTTCACGACCGCTCTTCAAGTGGCCAAACCTTCTACGTTGAGCCTCTGAGTGTCGTTGAGCTGAACAACAGGCTCAGGGAGCTTAAGAGGGAAGAGGCTGAGGAGGTAAGGAGGGTTTTAAGGGAGCTCTCAAACCTTGCCCGCTCCTACTTATCTGAAATTGAGAGTTCCTTTAAGGCTTTAGTAGAGATTGACTTCCGATACGCCGTTGCTTACATGAGCTTAAAGTTGTCGGGAACTTTTCCGACCTTTGGCAGGGAGTTTAACCTTAAAGGAGCAAAGCACCCTCTATTAATCCTTACAGGTAAAGAAGTTGTTCCGGTTGACCTAAAGCTTAAAAGGGGCCTTGTTATAACCGGTCCAAACACAGGAGGTAAAACTGTCTCCCTTAAGACTCTCGGCCTTCTATCAATGATGGCTCAGAGCGGCTTTTTAATTCCTGCCCAGGAAGGGAGCTCCCTCCTCTTTGTAAGAAAGTGGTTTTCTGATATCGGAGATGAGCAGAGTATAGAGCAGTCCCTCTCAACTTTCAGCTCCCACGTTAAGAGGATAGGTGAGATTTTGAGGGAAGTTGATGAGGACTCACTAGTCCTCCTTGACGAGCTTGGGGCCGGGACGGATCCCGTTGAAGGTTCAGCCCTTGCAGTTGCGATCCTTAAGTACTTAAAAGATAAGAAGGCAAAGGTAGTTGCAACTACCCACTTTACTCCGGTAAAGCTCTACGCCTATAAGGACGATTACTACGACGTTGCCTCAGTTCTCTTTGATGAAGAGAGCCTAAAGCCCCTCTATAAGCTTGCCTACGGCGTTGTAGGTAAGAGCTACGCTCTCATAGTAGCTAAGAGGTACGGTATCCCCGAAGAGGTTGTAGAGACCGCAAGGTCTTTGATGGGGGCTGAGGATAGAATGGCTGAAGAGATAATTGAGGCCCTTGAGAGAGAGTATAAGAAACTCGTTGAGGAGAGGAGGGAGGTTGAGAGGTTAAAGAGGGAGCTTAAGGAGAAAGAGGAGGAGCTCTTTAGGAAGGAGAGGACTTTAAGGGAAGAGCACTCAAGGAAGCTAAAGGAGTTTATTGAGGAGTTAAGGAGTAAGACTGAGGAGATACTAAAGGAGAGGGAAGCTTCAAAGGCAAGGGAAAAGCTTAGGAAGTTGGTTATAACTGCGAAAAACAGGGCAAAACTTGAGGAAGAGGTTAAGCCTAAGGGGGAGATTAAGGTTGGTGATTTGGTAAAGGTTCTCCCTTCAGGGAGGAAAGGAAGGGTTATTGAGGTATCTGGAAAGAAGGCAAAGGTCTTGATAGGTCCTATGAAGGTTGACGTTAAGCTTTCAAACTTAGTTAAAGTTGAAGAAGTTCCAAAGGAAGAGAGTTTAGGAGTTAGCGTTCCGGTTCCGAATAGATTCTTCCCTGAGATTAAGCTTCTTGGTATGAGGGGGGAAGAGGCCATAAGGGCCCTTGAGGAGTTCCTTGACGATGCTTTGATTGTGGGAGCTAAAGAGGTAAAAGTCGTTCACGGTTACGGTGAGGGAATTCTAAAGAGGCTTGTAAGGGAGTATTTAAAGGAGTCTCCCTACGTTAAGTCCTTCCGTTCCGGAGGCCCTCAGGAGGGAGGAGATGGAGTAACTATCGTTGAGCTCAAGTAG
- a CDS encoding potassium channel family protein, which yields MGRKREIERVIPRQYSQEKVLEILMKFRAPLIVGLITIMVSTVGYMLISGVDLLKAFYMTILTVTTIGYGEMWDMSVKDRVFNLAVMTIGVGAVMGYSIAVLINIVTSGEVKKILRFRKMVSDISALKGHYIIFGFNDYVVHLLKELRYHKIPVVIVDPSDGLEEFAKEHSIKYYLKLDPTDENSLILANVQSAVGAIVATKDDYKNLAITLTVKNVVSKYNIYPFFIIGLVKREEFKDKLKLVGADYVETIPAIISKRVAILARKPPIFGERSLLEEIFFGERTYIDIEELVVQPDSPVIGKSLKELELRKRFGITVVAIKKRDGKIIYTPGGDVVIEPLDVLVIVAPKKMIDEAVKKLFKGRIVSRSAMLKRKLKERLG from the coding sequence GTGGGAAGGAAAAGGGAAATAGAGAGGGTAATTCCTCGCCAGTACAGCCAGGAAAAGGTCCTTGAAATCTTAATGAAGTTCAGAGCTCCCCTCATCGTCGGCCTCATTACCATAATGGTCTCAACTGTTGGTTACATGTTGATTTCGGGGGTTGACCTCTTAAAGGCCTTTTACATGACGATCCTTACCGTTACGACGATAGGCTACGGTGAGATGTGGGATATGTCTGTCAAGGACAGGGTTTTTAACCTTGCCGTGATGACTATCGGCGTCGGCGCTGTAATGGGATACTCAATTGCAGTTCTGATCAACATAGTAACGAGCGGTGAAGTGAAAAAAATTTTGAGGTTCAGGAAGATGGTTTCGGATATATCTGCTTTAAAGGGCCACTACATAATATTTGGTTTTAACGACTACGTTGTTCACCTTTTAAAGGAGCTCCGCTACCACAAAATTCCGGTAGTTATAGTTGACCCTTCAGACGGCCTTGAAGAGTTTGCAAAGGAGCACTCAATAAAGTACTACTTAAAGCTTGACCCTACAGATGAGAACTCACTTATCCTTGCAAACGTTCAGTCTGCAGTCGGAGCTATTGTAGCGACGAAGGATGACTATAAAAACCTTGCTATAACCCTCACAGTTAAGAACGTTGTTTCCAAGTACAACATCTACCCCTTCTTCATTATAGGCCTTGTTAAGAGGGAAGAGTTTAAGGATAAGTTAAAGCTCGTAGGGGCAGACTACGTAGAGACTATTCCTGCAATAATCTCAAAGAGGGTGGCAATCCTTGCTAGGAAGCCCCCAATATTTGGTGAAAGGTCCCTCCTAGAAGAAATCTTCTTCGGGGAGCGTACTTACATAGATATTGAAGAGCTCGTAGTTCAGCCTGACTCTCCGGTAATAGGTAAAAGTTTAAAGGAACTTGAGCTGAGGAAGAGGTTTGGAATAACCGTTGTAGCCATTAAAAAGAGGGACGGCAAAATAATTTACACTCCCGGAGGGGACGTTGTTATAGAACCCTTGGACGTTCTGGTTATAGTGGCTCCTAAGAAGATGATAGATGAGGCGGTCAAGAAGCTATTTAAGGGGAGGATAGTTTCAAGGAGTGCAATGCTTAAGAGGAAACTTAAGGAGAGGTTAGGATAG